Proteins from a genomic interval of Salinarchaeum sp. Harcht-Bsk1:
- the rad50 gene encoding DNA double-strand break repair ATPase Rad50 translates to MRIQRVRLENVRCYGEADVDLESGVTVVHGPNGSGKTTLLEGAFFALYGARALDETLEDFVSTGADDAEVEVWFAHDGAEYRIERRVRATGERATTAKCVLETPEHTIEGARDVRASIADLLRMDAEAFVNCAYVRQGEVNKLIHATPSERQDTIDELLQLGALEEYRDRAGDARLAVEDALGEVRGEVSGIEEQIEEKEDADLHAQLNELETDLGEVEDEIDHVEAQIEQAEETKADAASVLEEFAEKREELAELREGIEEKEEQIAGTEETRDELQERLSECRNRREELSERRDELLAESEVDEAEAEAVEGALTAVEARDDELRDELEGQRLAIQELSSDAEDAEADADECEAEAEAKREQAAELEAEIEDDEATLAERRESVEDLEEQLGDLRARFEDAPVEQAGAEEHAAEIEGAIGDVEDQLADRRADREAVVDRIERGEELLEEGKCPECGQPVEDSPHVDALGEDRERREAIEEEIEELDERRETLAERLERAEELVDAAEEIDRLEERRDSVTELLSERETTIEDKRARVETLREDAEQLEADAQAARETAEAKREAVDDERQAIAELNQERQSLRDREERLDALLEAIEELADLADEMDSLRERRELLAEQNEERRETLRERRERVAEIEDAYDEDRIEEAREDKQRAESYLEDATEELEAKLERRDELQNQIGRVKAEIDELESLRERHESLAEERDALESLKAEAEELEATYGDLRAELRQRNVAHLERLLNETFELVYRNDAYDRIELSGDYELTVYQRDGEPLAPTQLSGGERALFNLSLRCAIYRLLAEGIEGSAPMPPLILDEPTVFLDSGHVGKLVELINAMTDLGVEQILVVSHDDELLDAADAHVRVRKDPSTNRATVDRGPLDLAALDD, encoded by the coding sequence ATGAGGATCCAGCGCGTCCGCCTCGAGAACGTCCGGTGCTACGGCGAGGCCGACGTCGACCTCGAGTCCGGCGTCACCGTCGTCCACGGGCCGAACGGAAGCGGCAAGACGACGCTGCTAGAGGGCGCGTTCTTCGCGCTCTACGGCGCCCGAGCGCTCGACGAGACGCTCGAGGACTTCGTCTCGACCGGCGCCGACGACGCCGAGGTCGAGGTCTGGTTTGCCCACGACGGCGCCGAGTACCGGATCGAACGCCGCGTCCGAGCGACAGGCGAGCGTGCGACCACAGCGAAGTGTGTACTGGAGACGCCCGAGCACACGATCGAGGGTGCTCGCGACGTCCGGGCGTCGATCGCCGACCTGCTCAGGATGGACGCCGAGGCGTTCGTCAACTGCGCCTACGTCCGGCAGGGCGAGGTCAACAAACTCATCCACGCGACGCCGAGCGAGCGCCAGGACACCATCGACGAACTGCTCCAACTCGGAGCACTCGAAGAGTACCGCGATCGGGCTGGCGACGCCAGGCTCGCCGTGGAGGACGCTCTGGGTGAGGTTCGCGGCGAGGTCTCGGGGATCGAGGAGCAGATCGAGGAGAAAGAGGACGCCGACCTCCACGCCCAGTTGAACGAACTGGAGACCGACCTCGGCGAGGTCGAAGACGAGATCGACCACGTCGAAGCCCAGATCGAGCAGGCCGAGGAGACGAAGGCCGACGCGGCATCGGTGCTCGAGGAGTTCGCGGAGAAGCGCGAGGAGCTCGCGGAGCTGCGCGAGGGAATCGAGGAGAAGGAAGAGCAGATCGCTGGGACTGAAGAGACACGCGACGAACTTCAGGAACGGCTCTCGGAGTGCCGGAATCGACGCGAGGAACTCTCTGAGCGCCGGGACGAACTGCTCGCCGAGAGCGAGGTCGACGAGGCGGAGGCCGAGGCTGTGGAAGGGGCGCTGACGGCGGTCGAAGCCCGCGACGACGAACTGCGTGACGAACTCGAGGGACAGCGCCTCGCGATCCAGGAGCTCTCCAGCGACGCCGAGGACGCCGAAGCGGACGCCGATGAGTGCGAAGCCGAGGCCGAGGCCAAACGCGAGCAGGCCGCGGAACTCGAGGCAGAGATCGAGGACGACGAGGCGACCCTGGCCGAGCGCCGGGAGAGCGTCGAGGACCTCGAGGAGCAACTCGGCGATTTGCGTGCGCGCTTCGAGGACGCACCGGTCGAGCAAGCGGGGGCCGAGGAACACGCTGCCGAGATCGAGGGCGCCATCGGCGACGTCGAGGACCAACTCGCTGACCGCCGCGCCGATCGCGAGGCGGTCGTCGACCGCATCGAACGCGGCGAGGAACTCCTCGAGGAAGGCAAGTGTCCCGAGTGCGGCCAACCCGTCGAGGATTCCCCGCACGTCGACGCACTCGGCGAGGATCGCGAGCGGCGCGAAGCGATCGAGGAGGAGATCGAGGAACTGGACGAGCGTCGCGAGACGCTCGCCGAGCGGCTCGAACGGGCGGAGGAACTCGTCGACGCCGCCGAGGAGATCGATCGCCTCGAGGAGCGCCGCGATTCGGTGACCGAACTCCTCTCCGAACGCGAGACGACGATCGAGGACAAGCGAGCGCGCGTGGAGACGCTGCGGGAGGACGCGGAGCAACTGGAGGCGGACGCCCAAGCGGCCCGGGAGACTGCCGAGGCCAAACGCGAGGCCGTCGACGACGAGCGGCAGGCGATCGCCGAACTCAACCAGGAACGGCAGTCACTTCGGGACCGCGAGGAACGACTCGACGCCCTCCTCGAGGCCATCGAGGAACTCGCCGACCTCGCCGACGAGATGGACTCGCTCCGCGAACGCCGGGAACTCCTCGCCGAACAGAACGAGGAACGTCGTGAGACGCTCCGCGAGCGTCGCGAGCGCGTCGCCGAGATCGAGGACGCCTACGACGAGGACAGAATCGAGGAGGCCCGCGAGGACAAGCAACGCGCCGAGTCCTACCTCGAGGACGCGACCGAGGAACTCGAGGCGAAGCTGGAGCGCCGCGACGAGCTACAGAACCAGATCGGCCGCGTGAAGGCCGAGATCGACGAACTCGAGTCCCTCCGCGAGCGCCACGAGTCCCTCGCGGAGGAACGCGACGCCCTCGAATCGCTCAAGGCCGAGGCCGAGGAGCTGGAGGCGACTTACGGCGACCTCCGTGCCGAACTTCGTCAGCGCAACGTCGCCCACCTCGAACGGCTGCTCAACGAGACGTTCGAGCTCGTCTATCGCAACGACGCCTACGACCGCATCGAACTCTCCGGCGACTACGAACTCACCGTCTACCAGCGCGACGGCGAACCGCTCGCGCCGACGCAGCTCTCCGGGGGCGAGCGAGCGCTGTTCAACCTCAGCCTCCGGTGTGCGATCTATCGGCTGCTCGCGGAGGGGATCGAGGGCTCGGCACCGATGCCGCCGCTGATCCTCGACGAACCGACGGTGTTCCTCGACTCGGGCCACGTCGGCAAGCTCGTGGAGCTGATCAACGCGATGACCGATCTCGGCGTGGAGCAGATCCTGGTCGTCAGCCACGACGACGAACTCCTCGACGCGGCGGACGCTCACGTCCGGGTCCGGAAGGATCCGAGCACGAACCGCGCGACGGTCGATCGTGGCCCGCTCGACCTCGCGGCGCTGGACGACTGA
- a CDS encoding DNA methyltransferase, with protein sequence MSIERTSPSERNGREYENEAFMQALKAEEGSLTTGEVATKVGCAQSTAWRRLSQLADIGAVDRHGEELPLTWEARLYVPWTNVSDLPVSWRNAPRGWGNPLHTIAPYIGGFPPALAHYFIKRFSDPSDVVCDPFAGGGTVPLEAILNDRDGWGSDAFEYASTLTQAKCNPMSTPEFEDYIDHVLKKAETIDSPLELLNDDRPPVFFSDYTLKQLLAVREVLRDEETGEANYLNAIISGVLHGPSEMFLSLSTRDTFSGSVDYVRDYAEKHDLERPNREIRTSAMTKQELVSEELDALPDDVSTWIEKSDCRDLPFPDGSVDLLLTSPPYMRVLDYSWNNWLRLWWLDADRESEREELTITESERKYKEFVRGTLMEIERVLTDDGYAVIVVGDVRKVLANRTEYFNTAQLFAEEAVEHTDLIPRRVLNDEYDLDTRNYAMTNQLRYEYSKDAKEEKAMSKLDRCLILSAHQQPLPASDSINVPWV encoded by the coding sequence ATGAGTATTGAACGAACCTCGCCAAGTGAGCGGAATGGCCGGGAATACGAGAATGAAGCATTTATGCAGGCTCTCAAGGCTGAAGAAGGATCTTTGACTACTGGAGAGGTGGCCACAAAAGTCGGCTGTGCCCAATCGACTGCCTGGCGGAGATTAAGCCAACTTGCGGATATCGGTGCAGTTGACCGTCACGGTGAGGAGCTGCCCCTAACCTGGGAAGCTCGACTATATGTCCCCTGGACTAACGTCTCAGATCTGCCAGTCTCCTGGCGAAATGCACCCCGGGGGTGGGGTAATCCACTTCATACGATTGCGCCATATATTGGTGGTTTTCCGCCTGCACTGGCCCACTATTTTATTAAGAGGTTCTCGGATCCAAGCGATGTAGTGTGTGATCCTTTCGCCGGGGGCGGTACTGTTCCATTGGAAGCAATTCTTAACGACCGTGACGGGTGGGGAAGTGATGCATTTGAGTATGCAAGTACACTCACGCAGGCGAAGTGCAATCCTATGTCGACTCCGGAATTCGAGGATTATATCGATCATGTATTAAAAAAGGCTGAGACAATTGACTCACCACTTGAACTTCTTAATGATGATCGGCCACCAGTGTTCTTCTCCGATTATACCCTAAAGCAGCTACTTGCCGTGAGAGAGGTACTTCGTGACGAAGAAACCGGCGAGGCAAATTATTTGAATGCCATAATCTCGGGCGTACTGCACGGTCCTTCTGAGATGTTCCTTTCCCTCTCCACCCGGGACACATTCTCTGGTTCGGTCGATTATGTTCGAGATTACGCTGAGAAACACGATCTCGAACGGCCAAATCGAGAGATACGTACATCGGCGATGACAAAGCAAGAACTGGTATCAGAGGAACTGGATGCCCTCCCTGACGATGTATCCACTTGGATAGAAAAATCTGATTGCAGGGATTTGCCTTTCCCGGATGGCAGTGTTGACCTCTTGCTGACTTCACCACCGTACATGCGTGTATTGGATTATTCCTGGAATAATTGGCTCCGACTCTGGTGGCTTGATGCCGACCGAGAATCTGAGCGAGAGGAATTGACAATCACAGAGAGCGAACGTAAGTACAAGGAGTTTGTCCGAGGCACTCTTATGGAGATCGAACGGGTATTAACAGACGACGGTTATGCGGTCATTGTTGTCGGGGATGTCCGTAAGGTATTGGCAAATCGCACAGAGTATTTTAACACAGCGCAGTTATTCGCCGAAGAGGCGGTTGAACATACAGACTTAATCCCGCGGCGTGTTCTCAACGACGAGTACGACCTTGACACACGGAACTATGCCATGACAAATCAGCTACGATACGAGTACAGCAAGGACGCGAAGGAGGAAAAGGCAATGAGCAAACTCGACCGCTGTCTAATCCTGTCGGCACATCAACAACCATTGCCAGCGTCAGATAGTATCAACGTTCCTTGGGTCTGA
- a CDS encoding NADPH:quinone reductase: MQAVRYHEHGDASVLQVDEVSDPSPDADEVVLSVAAAGVNPVDTYFREGSYEPFTLPMIPGVDAAGVVESVGDDVDGFDVGDRAIATGLGSAHLGGYAERVAVPTDRVAHLSDGVDLVEAGAAGVAAVTAWRALIDHAGLQPTEHCLIHGGSGGVGHAAVQIAKAAGATVVTTAAPRYHARLESLGSDVVLDYDRTDLADAVRDASDGGVDVTLDHRLDDYLQFDADVAAHEGRVVGIGENDPVVGFENDSPARGKDLRFQFMSMFNTPRLAEPLERVATLLDDGALSVEVEQTYSLENAAAAQTSVMTDSFLGKLAITP; the protein is encoded by the coding sequence ATGCAGGCAGTCCGCTACCACGAGCACGGCGACGCGTCGGTGTTACAGGTCGACGAGGTTTCGGATCCGAGTCCCGACGCCGACGAGGTGGTCCTGTCGGTGGCCGCAGCCGGCGTGAACCCGGTTGACACGTACTTCCGGGAGGGGTCCTACGAACCGTTCACGCTGCCGATGATCCCGGGCGTCGACGCTGCCGGCGTCGTCGAGTCGGTTGGCGACGACGTCGATGGCTTCGACGTCGGCGATCGCGCGATCGCGACGGGGCTCGGAAGCGCCCACCTCGGTGGCTACGCTGAACGGGTCGCCGTGCCGACCGATCGCGTCGCGCACCTCTCCGACGGCGTCGACCTGGTCGAGGCCGGAGCAGCGGGCGTCGCCGCCGTCACCGCCTGGCGCGCCCTCATCGACCACGCCGGACTCCAGCCGACCGAGCACTGCCTGATCCACGGCGGGAGTGGTGGCGTCGGACACGCCGCCGTGCAGATCGCCAAGGCGGCCGGCGCGACGGTCGTCACGACCGCGGCGCCCCGGTACCACGCTCGGCTCGAGTCCCTGGGCTCCGACGTCGTCCTCGACTACGATCGAACGGACCTCGCGGACGCCGTACGCGATGCGAGCGACGGCGGCGTCGACGTCACGCTCGACCACCGGCTGGACGACTACCTGCAGTTCGACGCCGACGTCGCCGCGCACGAGGGACGCGTCGTCGGCATCGGAGAGAACGACCCGGTCGTCGGCTTCGAGAACGACAGTCCGGCCCGGGGCAAGGACCTCCGCTTCCAGTTCATGAGCATGTTCAACACGCCACGGCTGGCGGAGCCACTGGAACGCGTCGCCACCCTGCTCGACGACGGTGCGCTCTCGGTCGAGGTCGAACAGACGTACTCACTCGAGAATGCCGCGGCTGCCCAGACCTCGGTGATGACCGACTCGTTCCTGGGGAAACTCGCGATCACGCCCTGA
- a CDS encoding ABC transporter ATP-binding protein codes for MARLELSQLEARVAEEDGEVILEGVDLEVEAGEIHALMGPNGSGKSTTAKVIAGHPAYEVTGGEVLLHLEEGDFGGDVEIPEDKQTWNLLELEPNERAALGVFLGFQYPAEIEGVTMANFLRTALNAKLEEREELFEDEDEEAEADDEGEDDEGYETSPMEGPADEGDVGVAEFQQILQEKMELLDMDESFAQRYLNAGFSGGEKKQNEVLQAAILEPEIAVLDEIDSGLDIDRLQDVSDGINALRDEQGTGVLQITHYQRILDYVEPDRVHVMLDGKIAMSGGPELAEKLEDKGYDWVREEVYEAA; via the coding sequence ATGGCACGACTCGAACTCAGCCAACTAGAGGCCCGAGTGGCCGAAGAGGACGGCGAAGTGATTCTCGAAGGCGTCGACCTCGAGGTCGAGGCCGGCGAGATTCACGCCCTGATGGGGCCGAACGGGAGCGGGAAGTCGACGACCGCGAAGGTCATCGCGGGTCACCCCGCGTACGAGGTCACCGGCGGTGAGGTCCTCCTGCACCTCGAGGAGGGCGACTTCGGCGGCGACGTCGAGATCCCCGAGGACAAGCAGACCTGGAACCTGCTCGAGCTCGAACCGAACGAGCGCGCCGCACTCGGCGTGTTCCTGGGCTTCCAGTACCCCGCGGAGATCGAGGGCGTCACGATGGCGAACTTCCTCCGCACCGCGCTGAACGCCAAGCTCGAGGAGCGCGAGGAGCTCTTCGAGGACGAAGACGAGGAAGCGGAGGCAGACGACGAGGGCGAGGATGACGAGGGCTACGAGACCTCCCCGATGGAAGGCCCCGCCGACGAGGGCGACGTCGGCGTCGCGGAGTTCCAGCAGATCCTCCAGGAGAAGATGGAGCTGCTCGACATGGACGAGTCCTTCGCACAGCGGTACCTCAACGCCGGCTTCTCCGGCGGGGAGAAGAAGCAAAACGAGGTGCTCCAGGCCGCGATCCTCGAGCCGGAGATCGCCGTGCTCGACGAGATCGACTCCGGGCTGGACATCGACCGCCTGCAGGACGTCTCCGACGGCATCAACGCCCTCCGCGACGAGCAGGGCACCGGCGTCCTCCAGATCACCCACTACCAGCGCATCCTCGACTACGTCGAGCCCGACCGCGTCCACGTCATGCTCGACGGCAAGATCGCCATGAGCGGCGGTCCCGAGCTCGCGGAGAAGCTCGAGGACAAGGGGTACGACTGGGTGCGCGAGGAAGTCTACGAGGCCGCGTAA
- a CDS encoding helicase HerA domain-containing protein, protein MSSGSGFSLPSRTEMSIDQLLQDADHVGGVFSTGYEKCNILTNDKWTQDAGGLPKHTLLIARPLLEGDEIVAEEDVQNAHRLPEEPTQFERPDPSDTGSTHALLLRVTEPADIPQEGRLRTNRFDAMREAITGDGGGTPSPEDFVDVLTRREMQYSGVQTKILGTFHQTTNKDGEEELTLTSDVQTFFSAGHYVVYKPKDDALQWIASYPTTADNNPVKLGNVRYTTTDIWGDHDDVGMYFDVDEFIGAKTAVFGMTRKGKSNTMKIIAGAIENHDSGIGQLIFDPSGEYAYTNDQDRECALGELYDESGKISTVYKFAAEEESDRFRPLRTNLLSRSNLDVVKEYVRRELLGENADYIGRFLSTEIKSPSEIEELEGGDRNRHEWRLSAYIAVISKAIGEEAYPEGSDATEYISVNDDVLDEINSHARENHEKNEYHGVPLGYYQGTNTLVDFWEAVAHNTDEINDAHSGDGDWIDDELDNVLEMLRVSGSQSGYQKLTDLRKYHNPDRDEDVAQEIYDLLADGEMVIVDISNGLEKVVTSEKERIVGKLLDESMERFRDAEPDEELPKIQVYLEEAHQHFEEYRENESMNPFVTLAKEGAKFEIGMAYSTQEVTSVDARVRANTANWIVTHINSKRETNELSKYYNFEDFAESIRNVETVGYARAKTYSGEHIVPIKVSMFDTEWVRNNTQFGVKKDGEFIVSRPADRD, encoded by the coding sequence ATGAGTTCCGGCAGTGGTTTTAGCCTTCCTTCACGCACTGAGATGTCTATTGATCAGCTGCTTCAAGATGCAGACCACGTCGGTGGTGTATTTTCTACAGGGTACGAAAAATGCAATATTCTAACGAACGACAAGTGGACACAGGATGCCGGTGGTCTCCCCAAACATACGCTGCTCATCGCACGTCCTCTTCTTGAGGGAGATGAGATTGTAGCAGAAGAAGACGTTCAAAACGCCCATCGTCTTCCAGAGGAGCCAACGCAATTTGAGCGCCCCGACCCATCAGATACGGGATCAACTCATGCTCTTCTACTACGAGTCACAGAGCCAGCCGATATCCCTCAAGAAGGACGACTTCGCACAAATCGTTTTGATGCGATGCGGGAGGCAATCACTGGTGATGGAGGTGGAACGCCGTCCCCTGAGGACTTCGTTGACGTACTCACTCGACGTGAGATGCAATACTCGGGTGTTCAAACGAAGATTCTCGGTACCTTTCATCAAACAACGAATAAAGATGGTGAAGAGGAACTGACTCTGACAAGTGATGTTCAGACCTTCTTCTCAGCCGGTCACTATGTTGTCTATAAACCCAAAGATGACGCACTCCAGTGGATAGCGAGCTATCCGACAACCGCCGACAACAATCCTGTAAAACTAGGGAATGTCCGCTATACAACGACGGATATCTGGGGGGATCATGATGATGTTGGCATGTATTTTGATGTTGATGAATTTATTGGTGCCAAAACTGCTGTGTTCGGAATGACTCGGAAGGGGAAATCAAATACGATGAAAATTATCGCAGGGGCCATAGAAAACCATGATTCTGGGATAGGTCAACTCATTTTTGATCCCAGTGGCGAATACGCTTATACAAACGACCAGGATAGAGAATGTGCTCTTGGGGAACTATATGATGAATCGGGGAAGATTTCGACGGTATACAAATTTGCAGCTGAAGAGGAATCCGATCGGTTCCGTCCGCTTCGGACAAATCTCCTATCTCGGTCCAATCTGGATGTTGTGAAAGAGTATGTGCGGCGAGAACTGCTCGGAGAAAATGCGGACTATATAGGTCGTTTTCTATCAACAGAAATCAAGAGTCCTTCCGAAATCGAAGAATTGGAGGGTGGTGACCGGAATCGGCATGAATGGCGGTTAAGTGCATATATAGCTGTCATTTCCAAGGCAATAGGAGAGGAGGCTTATCCGGAGGGGAGTGACGCCACTGAGTACATCTCTGTAAACGATGACGTTCTTGATGAAATTAACAGTCACGCGAGGGAAAATCATGAGAAGAATGAATATCATGGCGTTCCGCTCGGGTATTATCAAGGAACCAATACATTAGTCGATTTTTGGGAGGCAGTTGCTCACAACACAGATGAAATTAATGATGCACATTCGGGTGATGGAGATTGGATTGATGATGAACTGGATAATGTCCTTGAGATGTTGCGGGTTTCTGGAAGTCAGAGTGGTTACCAGAAGCTAACAGATCTCCGGAAATACCACAACCCCGATCGGGATGAGGACGTGGCACAAGAGATCTACGACCTGCTCGCAGATGGTGAGATGGTTATCGTCGACATTTCCAATGGTTTGGAGAAGGTAGTCACGTCTGAGAAGGAACGTATCGTAGGAAAACTTCTTGATGAATCAATGGAGCGGTTTCGAGATGCTGAACCTGATGAGGAGTTACCGAAGATTCAGGTATACCTGGAAGAAGCCCATCAGCATTTTGAGGAGTACAGGGAGAACGAAAGTATGAATCCGTTTGTTACGCTCGCCAAAGAGGGAGCAAAATTTGAGATTGGAATGGCCTATTCTACGCAGGAGGTAACCAGTGTTGATGCACGAGTTCGTGCGAATACAGCAAACTGGATTGTAACTCATATCAATAGCAAACGCGAAACAAACGAGTTGAGTAAGTACTACAACTTTGAGGATTTCGCTGAATCAATTCGTAATGTGGAGACTGTTGGCTATGCTCGCGCTAAGACATATTCCGGCGAACATATTGTTCCGATCAAGGTCTCGATGTTCGACACTGAGTGGGTGAGGAATAACACCCAGTTCGGAGTGAAGAAGGATGGTGAGTTTATCGTTTCCCGGCCCGCGGATAGAGACTGA
- a CDS encoding DNA-directed DNA polymerase, which yields MTDAGQQDLSSWADSGEDARPEAEAEYVAGADDGASGDVVDPMVETLPDAQGTVDLRVMQVDYTIEGSGSDETPIVHVFGRTADGEREHVRVRGFQPYFYVPVDSVDPNELATYDGIVDYEEGGFESIRGDDLLKIYGRTPRDVGQVRDEFDHYEADVLFPNRFLIDHGVESGIRVPARREDGGASTTGGGAGASDGGNSDGVNAPITIHHEEVEPVDVLAEPRVHTLDIEVDDRSGFPEDGEEPIVCLTTHDSVRDEYVGWVFPGEDAEWGGDVGDLDYDPITDDAAVEVRTFESEAAMLDAYLTYVEETDPDVMTGWNFDDFDMPYVLDRLEEVGSWPDVDEDLSIERLSRVDEVWRSNWGAPDVKGRVVFDLLYAYQRTQFSELDSYRLDAVAEEELGVGKERYTGDLGDLWEQDPERLLEYNVRDVELCVELDRKQDVIAFWDEVRTFVGCKLEDATTPGDAVDMYVLHKVNGEFVLPSKGQQESEDYEGGAVFDPITGVREMVSVLDLKSLYPMCMVTTNASPETKVDPANYDGETFVAPNGTHFQKEPDGIIREMVDELLSERESKKAARNEHDPDSADYDRFDRQQAAVKVIMNSLYGVLGWERFRLYDKEMGAAVTATGREVIEFTEEAANDIGHQVVYGDTDSVMLELGGDVSTEEAIEQSFEIEEHINGAYDEFALEELNAEEHRFQIEFEKLYRRFFQAGKKKRYAGHIVWKEGKEVDDVDITGFEYQRSDIAPITKEVQLEVIDMIVRGEPIDTVTDYVHETIDRFKNGDVDPVEVGIPGGIGKRLDNYDTDTAQVRGAKYANLMLGTNFDRGSKPKRLYLEDVHPEFFRRLENQRGFNPQEDDMYLQFKRDVEAGDGVICIEYADQLPEEFEIDWEKMLDKTLKGPIERILEALDVSWEEVESGQEQTGLSGFM from the coding sequence ATGACTGACGCGGGCCAGCAGGACCTCTCGTCCTGGGCCGATTCGGGCGAGGACGCACGGCCCGAGGCCGAGGCGGAGTACGTCGCCGGTGCGGACGACGGTGCGAGCGGAGACGTCGTGGACCCGATGGTCGAGACGCTCCCCGACGCCCAGGGGACGGTCGACCTCCGGGTGATGCAGGTCGACTACACCATCGAGGGCAGCGGGAGCGACGAGACGCCGATCGTCCACGTCTTCGGGCGAACCGCCGATGGCGAGCGCGAGCACGTCCGGGTCCGCGGCTTTCAGCCGTACTTCTACGTCCCGGTGGACTCGGTCGACCCCAACGAGCTCGCGACCTACGACGGGATCGTCGACTACGAGGAGGGAGGATTCGAATCCATTCGCGGTGACGACCTCCTGAAGATCTACGGTCGGACGCCACGGGACGTGGGGCAGGTCCGCGACGAGTTCGACCACTACGAGGCCGACGTGCTGTTCCCCAACCGATTCCTCATCGACCACGGGGTCGAGAGCGGCATTCGCGTCCCCGCTCGCAGGGAGGACGGTGGTGCGAGCACAACGGGAGGCGGCGCTGGCGCGAGCGACGGCGGCAATTCAGACGGCGTGAACGCGCCGATCACGATCCACCACGAGGAGGTGGAGCCAGTCGACGTCCTCGCCGAGCCCCGGGTCCACACGCTGGACATCGAGGTCGACGATCGGAGCGGGTTCCCGGAGGACGGCGAGGAGCCGATCGTCTGTCTCACGACCCACGACTCCGTTCGCGACGAGTACGTCGGCTGGGTCTTCCCCGGCGAGGACGCCGAGTGGGGCGGCGACGTCGGCGACCTCGACTACGACCCCATCACCGACGACGCAGCGGTCGAAGTCCGCACCTTCGAGAGCGAAGCAGCGATGCTCGACGCGTACCTCACGTACGTCGAGGAGACCGACCCGGACGTGATGACCGGGTGGAACTTCGACGACTTCGACATGCCCTACGTCCTCGACCGGCTGGAGGAGGTCGGTAGCTGGCCCGACGTCGACGAGGACCTCTCGATCGAGCGACTCTCCCGCGTCGACGAGGTCTGGCGTTCGAACTGGGGCGCGCCGGACGTCAAGGGCCGCGTCGTCTTCGACCTGCTCTACGCCTACCAGCGCACGCAGTTCTCGGAACTGGATTCCTATCGACTGGACGCGGTCGCGGAGGAGGAGCTGGGCGTCGGCAAGGAGCGCTACACCGGCGACCTCGGCGACCTCTGGGAACAGGACCCCGAGCGGCTGCTCGAGTACAACGTCCGCGACGTGGAGCTGTGCGTCGAACTCGACCGCAAGCAGGACGTGATCGCGTTCTGGGACGAGGTCCGCACGTTCGTCGGCTGCAAACTCGAGGACGCGACGACGCCCGGTGACGCCGTCGACATGTACGTCCTCCACAAGGTCAACGGCGAGTTCGTGCTGCCCTCGAAGGGCCAGCAGGAGAGCGAGGACTACGAGGGCGGCGCGGTCTTCGATCCGATCACGGGCGTCCGCGAGATGGTGAGCGTCCTCGACCTGAAGAGCCTCTACCCGATGTGCATGGTGACGACGAACGCGTCGCCGGAGACGAAGGTCGATCCGGCGAACTACGACGGCGAGACGTTCGTCGCGCCCAACGGGACCCACTTCCAGAAGGAGCCGGACGGCATCATCCGCGAGATGGTCGACGAGCTGCTGAGCGAGCGGGAGTCGAAGAAGGCGGCCCGGAACGAGCACGATCCCGACTCGGCGGACTACGACCGGTTCGACCGCCAGCAGGCCGCCGTGAAGGTCATCATGAACTCGCTGTACGGCGTGCTGGGCTGGGAGCGCTTCCGCCTCTACGACAAGGAGATGGGCGCTGCCGTCACAGCGACCGGCCGCGAGGTCATCGAGTTCACTGAGGAGGCGGCCAACGACATCGGCCACCAGGTCGTCTACGGGGACACCGACTCGGTGATGCTGGAACTGGGCGGTGACGTCTCCACGGAGGAGGCCATCGAGCAGTCCTTCGAGATCGAGGAGCACATCAACGGCGCCTACGACGAGTTCGCGCTCGAAGAGCTGAACGCCGAGGAGCACCGCTTCCAGATCGAGTTCGAGAAGCTCTACCGACGATTCTTCCAGGCGGGGAAGAAGAAGCGCTACGCCGGCCACATCGTCTGGAAGGAGGGTAAGGAAGTCGACGACGTGGACATCACGGGCTTCGAGTACCAGCGCTCGGACATCGCGCCGATCACGAAGGAGGTCCAGCTGGAAGTGATCGACATGATCGTGCGCGGGGAGCCGATCGATACGGTGACCGATTACGTCCACGAGACGATCGATCGATTCAAGAACGGCGACGTGGACCCCGTCGAGGTCGGCATCCCCGGCGGCATCGGCAAGCGCCTCGACAACTACGACACGGACACCGCGCAGGTCCGCGGCGCGAAGTACGCGAATCTCATGCTCGGCACGAACTTCGATCGGGGGAGCAAACCCAAGCGGCTCTACCTCGAGGACGTCCACCCCGAGTTCTTCCGCCGACTGGAGAACCAGCGCGGGTTCAACCCGCAGGAGGACGACATGTACCTCCAGTTCAAGCGGGACGTGGAGGCCGGGGACGGCGTCATCTGCATCGAGTACGCCGACCAACTCCCCGAGGAGTTCGAAATCGACTGGGAGAAGATGCTCGACAAGACGCTCAAGGGCCCGATCGAGCGGATCCTGGAGGCCCTGGACGTGTCGTGGGAAGAAGTCGAGAGCGGGCAGGAGCAGACTGGGCTGTCGGGGTTCATGTAG